A stretch of the Leopardus geoffroyi isolate Oge1 chromosome B2, O.geoffroyi_Oge1_pat1.0, whole genome shotgun sequence genome encodes the following:
- the PKIB gene encoding cAMP-dependent protein kinase inhibitor beta isoform X1 has translation MRTDSSKMTDVEPVVNNFASSARTGRRNAVPDIQGSAGTGGISELPLRLEALSMEEDVKKKDEETTQCQLEKPPKEEK, from the exons ATGAGGACAGATTCATCGAAAATGACTGATGTGGAGCCCGTGGTCAACAATTTTGCATCTTCAGCAAGGACAGGCCGCCGGAATGCGGTGCCAGACATCCAGGGCTCAGCGGGGACAGGTGGAATCTCGGAGTTGCCCCTCAGACTGGAGGCCCTCTCCATGGAGGAAG atgtaaaaaagaaagatgaagaaacaacACAATGCCAATTGGAAAAGcccccaaaagaagaaaaatga